The DNA region GCCTCTGCTACGCTGATTGTTGACATTGCGGCTTCCTGAATGTGACCATATATAGTCAAATTAGACATTGACACCGACGGAATCAAGAGCGGTGGCAGAATTGGAACCCAAAATAAAGTAAGGGGATCGTCAGGCCAAAATCGTTCGTGGCTGCGCCAAAAGCGACACCGTAAGCGGCTTTCGGCCTTTCCAGTAGGAACCCCAGCGCCGTTTACGTTTGACCGATGATTGCTTTCCGCTCTTTGTAAGCTTCTGCTGAAAGTCGCCCAACCGGAAATTCCGCCTCGATAAATGAAGGCGCATCTTTCAGCGCGGATGGCCGTGTCATGCTTTTGGAATGCAAAGATCTTCAGTTTGCGAAGACGCCAGGCCAGATAGCAAAGCAGCTATCAAAATTTCGTGGCAAAACGAACGCGAAAGGACGGCCGGATTTGTTGGCCAAGCATCTGAAATGTGTGAGGTTGGTAAATGAGAATAAAGCTGCATTCACCGCTCATTTGAAGCTCGGCCAAGTTCCAAGGTCGCTCTTGCAGGCGCGAGTTTTTATCGGTCAGTGAGCCGCCAAATTCGAGGCTATATTTTCCCGACCGGGAAAATTATTGATGGCAATCTCTTTTGCTTCTGTAAATTTCCCGATCGGGAAAAACCACTCGGTCTCAGAAAGGCGTCCGCGACCATCCTCGCCGGGGCCGGCGCGACCGAACATCAGTTGATGGCGATCTTTGGCTGGTCTGATTCCAAGATGGCGCAGCACTACACGAAAGCCGCTTAATCCAAGGGGATCATCGATGCCGGTTTCGAGCGCCGCAAAACCTATGTGGCGCGCAAAAATGTCCCACTTTCATCGAGCCGGTGAGACACATCGAGGAAAAAACGACGCAAAAACAACGTTCGAAGACGGAAATGGTGGGCCCGGAGGGACTCGAACCCCCAACCAAGCGGTTATGAGCCGCCGGCTCTAACCATTGAGCTACAGGCCCTCACGTGGCTTTGCCTCGCGGGCAGCGGGGCAATGGTTCCCCGGTGCGATTTCGCTCTAACGTAATTCGGATGCAGCGACAAGACGCTGCCGCAATAGCTTCACAATCAATCGGCAAAGAGTGAGGTGAAATGGCGACAACCAAGGAGTGAAAAAATGGCGCTGCGGACTATCAGGAACTTGGCTTTCGGCGTGCTGATCGGCATGCCGGCCGCGCTTGCGGGGGCTTCGGCTTCGGCGGCGGACGAATCGAAGCCGCGCGAGCCGGTGATCATGGTCTCGGGCGAGGGCCAGTCGGCGGTGGCGCCGGATATGGCTGTGCTCAACCTTGCCGTCGTCAAACAGGCGAAGACGGCGCGCGAAGCGCTTGACGAGAACAACAAGGCGATGGCGAGCGTCCTGGCAGCGCTGAAGAAGGGCGGGATTGCCGACAAGGATCTGCAGACATCGGGCTTTTCGGTGCAGCCGCAGTATAACTATCCGCAGAACACCGATGGCCAGCCGAAACCGCCGGAGCTGATCGGCTACCAGGTTTCGAACGGGCTGACGGTGCGCGTGCGCGATCTTGGCGAGCTGGGCGGCATCATCGACCAGGCCGTGACGCTCGGCATCAACCAGGGCGGTGACATCCAGTTCACCAACGACAAGCCGGAGGCAGTGATCGAGGCGGCTCGCAAAGATGCCGTTGCGGCGGCGATCAAGAAGGCAAAGACGCTGACGGAGGCTGCCGGCGTGAAGCTCGGCCGCATCATCGAGATCAGCGAAAACAACGTTCGGCCCCTGCCGCAGCCGGCCTATCGCGCGGCGATGATGAAGGAGGCGAGCGACGCTTCCGTGCCGGTCCAGGGCGGTGAAAACACCTATAATGTTACGGTCAACGTGACCTTCGCGCTCGAACAGTAAGCTCAAATCTCCACTTCAAAGTGAAAAAAAGCCATTGATGTCCTTAAGCGATATCAATGGCTTATCCGTTTTAAGGCACCCGTTGGCAGCCCGGCGGGCATAAATCGCTTTATCACGCGAGTGTTACACTATAAAATCGATCGTGTTATTCGGTCCGGAGAGAACCCCTGGGGTTCTGTGTGTCCTGCTTCGATCCCGGCCGATGAGGAGGAACTGGCTTAATCCACGAGAGGAGACAGACATGACGAATGCCTTGCCGCCACTTCACAACGGACACGCGCCGATCACCCTTCAGGAACTCTTCCGCGAAGCGCTCTATGCCTTCGAGGAATGGGATACGGAACTTACCGAACCGATCGTCACGTTCGAAGGCCGGGTCATCCCGATCAGTCTCGTCTTCGAGGCTATGCGTGAATGCGACGATATCGTGCCGATGAACATTGTCGGCGCCGTTACCGAAAGACTGACCAAACCCTGGGAAGGCGAGGGTCCGCTCGATCAGATGAGCTTCTCGACGGCCGCCCGCGTCATGCGCGTGCTGGTGCGCAAGCGCCTTCTTGCCAATGGCGGCGCCGATATCGTCGCCGTCACCAGCCGCACGGCCGAACGCAAACCGCCCGAATGAGCCTTGAGGGATCGCGGCCGGACCGCGGTCCCCACCCGGCAGGGAACCGGTCTCACTTCCAATCGTTGAAGACAAATACGAAGGATGTGAGCCCCATGCTAAAATCAATCATACGCGAAATCATGGGTCCGGCGCCGCGTGCGCCCGTTTCGCCGGACTGTCTCAAACCGTTCATCGGTTACAAACGGCTGCTCATCATATTCGCGGATGCGGATGACGATCGCGCGACCGTTCAGGACGAACTGCTGCGCACCTCGCATCTGCGGTTCATCGAGGAGGATATCGAGGTGTTCAGCATTGCCGGCGGCGGGGTGTTCCCGCTTTTCGAAGGCTCCTACGAGCTCGATGCCGACGACATCCGCGACGGCCTCGAAGGACCGCGGCCTGGCGAGTTCGGGCTCGTGCTGCTCGATCGCGACGGCAAGGTGAAGCTGCGTTCCAGCGAACCCATGCAGCCGGCGGAAATCATCGGGGCGCTGTCGTCGATGCCGCATTGATCGCAGGTATCACCACGATTTTGCTTTACTTTTCGGCTCCGCATGCGGATGTTTTCTGCCGTCCGATTGCAGAAGAGGAGTAGGGCTATGACCATCGAGGAGGATCTCGGCCGGATCGCGGAGCAAGAAAAGGTGCTGAGTTTCGATACCTTCGACCTTGCGACCGCCTGGCAGCTCGGCAAGCTGCTGCAGGAACTTTCGACCGAACGCGGCCTCGGCGTGGCAATCGACGTAACACTCCACTCAATGCCGGCCTTTTATGCGGCACTTCCCGGTGCAACACCCGACAACGTCCAGTGGGTGCGTCGCAAGCGCAACATGGTGCTCCGCTATTTCAAGAGCAGCTATGCGTGCGGCCTGAAGCTGCAGAAAGACGGCAAGACGGTCGAGGACAACGGGCTTTCTGGTGCCGACTACGCGCCGCACGGCGGCAGTTTCCCGATCAACGTCAAAGGGACCGGCTGCATCGGCGCCGTCACGGTTTCCGGCCTGCCGCAACGCGACGACCACAATCTCGTCGTCGAGGCGCTATCGCTGATGCTGGCGAAGGATTTGGATTCCTTGCGGTTGAGCTGAGGGATTTAACTGTGGGGCGCACTTACCGGCCTTGCGCCCGCCACTTGCTTTAAATTCTCCCGCCGGCTTCGATAATACCCTTGGTCAGGCTGCCGGCCGCCGGGAAGAGCGGAATGAGGCAGGCCTGGAGGGCATGGTAGATATCGCCCTTGCCGGGAAAGAGGCTGTGGGAGGGAACGAGGTCTTCCGTCAGCTCTTCGTGCCAGCCGCGGTTCTCGTGGTCTATGAAGGCGCGTTCAATGACATTCCAGATCTTGCGGTAGCTTTGCTCGTGGAAGTCGCTCGGCAGGTGCTCGTTGAGGAAGTGGGCGGCGGCGGCACCCTCGCAGGCCGGCCACCAGAGCTTGTTGCGCTTGGCGGGCTTATCGTCCCAATCGAGCGTATAGAAGAAGCCGCCTTTCCTGCTGTCCCAGCCGAGCGCCATGGACTGCGAGAAGAGGCCCTTTGCCGCGTCCGGCATCCAGTCGTGGCGCTTGCCGCCGAGCGACCAGAGTTGCAGGATGAGGCGAGCCCATTCCAGCCAGTGGCCGGGCGTGGTGCCGGCGGGACGGAACATTTCGTTCGGATGATAGTAATTCTTGTCGAGGGCCCAATCGGCGCTGAAATGTTCCGCAACGCGCCAGCCGACGGAACCGGCCGCGCGGAGGATGACGAGGTCGGCAATGCTTTCGGCCTTGGCGAGATAGTCCTTGTCGCCGGTGGCCTCGAAGGCGGCCATCAGCGCTTCGGTCAGATGCATGTTGGAGTTCTGGCCGCGATAGGCGCCGCCGTCGAGCGGCTGCCAGTCGGCGGTGAATTCCTCGGCGATGGCGCCGTGTTGCGCCTCCCAGAACTTCGTGTTTAGGATTTCCGTAATGTCGGCCAGCATTCCGTCGGCCAGCGGATGGCCGATCGTCTTGGCGGAAGAGGCGGCGAGCAATACGAAGGCGTGGCCGTAGCCCTGCTTGTTGGAATCAACGGGACCATCGTTGTCTAGCGACCAGAAATAACCGCCGTTCTTCTTGTCGCGATGATGGTTCCAGAGATAGTCCATCCCATGATCGACGACGCTGGCGGCACCCGGACGGCCAAGAAGGACGCCGATCGAGAAGCAATGGACCGCGCGCGCTGCGATATGGATGCTGCGAACCTGACCCTCGGCATCAAGCGGTTTGCCATGATCATCGAGATCGTAGAAGCCGCCTTTGGGATTGATAGAATTGTGCTGGAAGAAATCGAAAAGGCCGTTCGCCTGGGCAAGAAGCCAGTTCCGGTGATAGGCACGGGCGCTCCAGTTTCCGAGCCCGGTGCCGCCGATTGCAGGTGCCATGTTACTTCTCCCATTTCGTGCACAACGCCTTGCGAAAAGGCCTATATAGGGCACGCTCGAGTCTGTCACCCGCCAAGCCTTGCAAAGCATTAAACGTCAGGCATATATTGACATAAAGATATCTTTATGTGATTTGGTCACTTTGGTCTTTAACGACGTCAAGGAGTCCGCCCGTGTTCGACAATCTTTTCGGTCCCGAAGGGGCAAAACGCGACGGCAGCGAAGTCTTTGCAGCTCTGCGGAAAGCCGCAAGCGAGCGAATCCTCGTTCTTGACGGCGCCATGGGCACGCAGATCCAGGGCCTTGGCTACGATGAGGACCAGTTCCGGGGCGAGCGCTTCATCGGCTGCGCCTGTCACCAGAAGGGCAATAACGACCTTCTGATCCTGACGCAGCCGCAGGCGCTCGAGGAAATCCACTACAAATACGCCAAGGCCGGCGCGGATATTCTCGAAACCAATACCTTCTCCTCGACCCGCATCGCGCAGGCCGATTATCAGATGGAAGGCGAAGTCTACGCGCTGAACAAGGAGGGCGCCGAGATCGTGCGCCGCGCGGCGATCCGAGCCGAGCGCGAGGATGGCCGCCGCCGTTTCGTCGCCGGCGCCATCGGCCCTACGAACCGTACCGCCTCGATTTCGCCTGACGTCAACAATCCGGGTTTCCGTGCGATCAGCTTCGATGAACTGCGTATCGCCTATGGCGAGCAGATCGACGGCCTCATCGATGGCGGCGCCGACATCATCCTCATCGAGACCATTTTCGACACGCTGAACGCCAAGGCAGCGATCTTTGCCTGCGAGGAGCGGTTCGAAGCGAAGGGCATCCGCCTGCCGGTGATGATCTCCGGCACGATCACCGACCTTTCCGGCCGCACGCTGTCCGGCCAGACGCCATCGGCCTTCTGGAATTCGGTGCGCCACGCCAATCCATTTACGATCGGTCTCAACTGCGCGCTCGGCGCCAATGCGATGCGTCCGCACCTGCAGGAGCTTTCGGGCGTTGCCGACGTCTTCGTCTGCGCCTATCCGAATGCCGGCCTGCCGAACGAATTCGGCCAGTACGACGAAACGCCGGAGCTGATGGCCGCACAGATCGACAGCTTCGCGCGCGAGGGCCTCGTCAATATCGTCGGCGGCTGCTGCGGCTCGACGCCGGAGCATATCCACGCGATCGCCGAAACGGTTGCCAAGTACAAGCCACGGCCGATCCCGGAGCACCGGCCGTTCATGTCGCTTTCCGGCCTCGAGCCCTTCGAGCTGACCAAGGATATCCCGTTCGTCAATGTCGGCGAGCGCACCAACGTCACCGGTTCGGCCCGCTTCCGCAAGCTGATCACCAATGCCGACTACAATGCGGCGCTCGATGTGGCGCGCGATCAGGTCGAAAACGGCGCTCAGGTCATCGACATCAACATGGACGAGGGCCTGATCGATTCGGAAAAGGCGATGGTCGAGTTCCTGCATCTGATTGCCGCCGAGCCGGATATTGCCCGCGTGCCGGTGATGATCGATTCGTCGAAGTTCTCGATCATCGAGTCGGGCCTGAAATGCGTCCAGGGCAAGCCGATCGTCAATTCGATCTCGCTGAAGGAAGGCGAGGAGAATTTCCTTGCCCAGGCGAAGCTGCTGCACCGCTATGGTGCCGCCGTCGTCGTCATGGCCTTCGACGAGACGGGGCAGGCGGATTCTTACAAGCGCAAGGTGGAAATCTGCACGCGCGCCTATAAGCTGTTGACCGAGAAGGCGGGCTTTCCGCCTGAAGACATCATCTTCGATCCCAACATCTTCGCGGTCGCGACCGGCATCGAGGAGCACAACAACTACGGCGTCGATTTCATCGAGGCGACGCGCACGATCCGTCAGCGTATGCCGCTGGTGCACATTTCAGGCGGCGTTTCCAACCTGTCATTCTCGTTCCGTGGCAACGAGCCGGTGCGCGAGGCGATGCATGCCGTATTCCTCTACCACGCCATCCAGGCGGGTATGGACATGGGCATCGTCAATGCCGGCCAGCTCGCGGTCTACGACCAGATAGATCCGGAACTGCGCGAGGCCTGCGAGGACGTCGTTTTGAACCGCCGTCCGGATGGTACCGAGCGCCTGCTCGAAGTCGCCGAACGTTTCCGCGGTTCAGGGACCAAGGAAGCCAGGGTTCAGGATCTTTCCTGGCGCGAATGGACGGTCGAGAAGCGTCTTGAACACGCGCTGGTCAACGGCATCACCGAATATATCGACGCCGATACCGAGGAGGCCCGCCAGAAGGCGGCGCGTCCGCTGCATGTCATCGAGGGCCCGCTGATGGCCGGCATGAACGTGGTCGGCGATCTCTTCGGCTCGGGCAAGATGTTCCTGCCGCAGGTCGTCAAGTCGGCGCGCGTCATGAAGCAGGCGGTCGCCGTGCTGCTGCCTTACATGGAAGAGGAAAAGCGCCTGAACGGCGGCGATGAGAGGAAGACTGCCGGCAAGATCCTGATGGCGACCGTCAAGGGCGATGTGCACGATATCGGCAAGAACATCGTCGGCGTCGTACTTGCCTGCAACAATTACGAGATCATCGACCTCGGCGTGATGGTGCCGGCGACGAAAATCCTCGAGACGGCGGTGGCCGAGAAGGTCGATGTCATCGGCCTTTCGGGTCTCATTACGCCTTCGCTTGACGAGATGGTGCATGTGGCAGCCGAAATGGAACGTGAGGGCTTCGATATCCCGCTGCTGATCGGCGGCGCGACGACGAGCCGCGTTCATACGGCTGTGAAGATCCATCCGGGCTACAACAAGGGCCAGACGGTTTATGTGACGGATGCGAGCCGTGCCGTCGGCGTCGTCTCGTCCTTGCTTTCTCCGGATACGCGCCAGTCCTATATCGATGACATTCGCGGCGAATATGCCAAGGTTGCTGCCGCCCATGCGCGCAGCGAAGCGGAGAAGGTTCGCCTGCCGCTCCCTCGCGCCCGCGAGAATGCGCAGCAGGTGGATTGGGCCGCCCACAAGCCGACCAGGCCGCAGTTCATCGGCACCAAGGTGTTCGAGGACTACGATCTGGCGGAAATCGCCAAGTACATCGACTGGACGCCGTTCTTCCAGACCTGGGAATTGCGTGGCCGTTATCCCGCGATCCTTGAAGACGAGAAGCAGGGCGAAGCGGCGCGAGCGCTCTGGGTCGATGCGCAGGCGATGCTGAAGAAGGTGATCGACGAGAAGTGGTTCCGCCCGCGCGCCGTGATCGGCTTCTGGCCGGCTGGCGCTGTCGGTGACGATATCCGTCTCTTCACGGATGAGGCGCGCAACAGAGAGCTTGCAACCTTCTATACGCTCCGCCAGCAGCTTTCGAAGCGCGACGGCCGCCCGAACGTGGCTCTGTCGGATTTCGTCGCGCCGGTTTCGAGCGGTGTCGAGGATTATGTCGGCGGCTTCGTGGTGACGGCGGGTATCGAGGAAATCGCCATTGCCGAGCGCTTCGAGCGGGCGAACGACGACTACTCCTCGATCCTCGTCAAGGCGATCGCCGACCGCTTTGCGGAGGCCTTTGCCGAGCGCATGCACGAACGGGTCCGCCGTGAATACTGGGGCTATGCCAAAGACGAGACGCTCAGCAACGAGCAACTCATTACCGAGGAATATGCCGGCATCCGCCCCGCACCTGGCTATCCGGCGCAGCCCGACCACACGGAAAAGGCAACGCTCTTCCGCCTGCTCGACGCTGAGAAAGCAGCCGGCGTGAAGCTGACGGAAAGCTACGCGATGTGGCCCGGTTCTTCGGTCTCCGGCCTCTATATCGGCCACCCCGACAGCTACTATTTCGGCGTTGCCAAGGTGGAACGCGACCAGGTCGAGGACTATGCTGCGCGTAAGGGCATGGAGATTTCCGAAGTGGAACGCTGGCTCGGGCCGGTGCTCAACTACGTGCCGCGCAAGGCGGCTGAGCAGATCGACGACGCGGCGTAAGGGCGGAGCGCGCGATGTTCAGGTCGATTCAAAAAAGCCGGAAAGTGACTCATTTTCCGGGTTTATCTATTTGAATCGAAAGACAAGTCTCGGTCACCGGCGTACCGAGGCTGTCTTGTTACCCCGCGCAAGTTCGAGGAATTTGGCTTTGACCCAGCCAAAGAGGCTTGGAGGAATGAAACCGTAAGGGAATGTTCCCTAGCTGCCAGGTACTGGTGACAGTCGGCCATTCGTCGACATTGTATTCTGAGACGATGACCCAACTCGGCTCATCGTTGAGACCGATTGCCTGCTTTACTTTCAACGGTATTTCGACACCGACCGTGCTTCCGGATGGCGGTGCATGAGTGATTGGCAAGAGAACGACATAACGGGGCTGGCTGCCGCTGTCGCTTGCAGCGACGAGACATGGCGGTCTGTCCTTCCCTTGATGCCTGCCAGAAGGGGCTTCACACGACCACAGATAATCGTAACGGACGACAAGACCCGGTTTCGTTCGGGGATCGATGCCATGCGGGTCTACAGCAATTCATCGAGATCTGAATGAGCTGGATCCGTTTGAGCGCGCTCGACGGCGTCGATGACAATGGAAAAAGCGTCGGCGGTGCGGTGCGTGCGTTTCGCGGCGGCCCTTAGCCAATCATAATGTTCGGCTGACATCAGAACGAGTTCGCGGCGTCCGTGCCGGGTGATCTCGATAGGCTCCCGCTGCGCCTGATGCTGGAATTCGCCGATTTTGCGCTGAAATTCCAATGCGGTGGTTTGGGTGATGGTCTTTCCAATAAGTTCTAAATCCGAACTATACGTATAATCCAGATCTTCTGCGAGGACGTTTTACGCCTAAGCTCAGCTTGCCCCGATCGTCAGTTCTGCCACGAAATCATACGCGTCCCCACGATAGAGCGAGCGGGTGAATTCGACGGCCCGCCCCGAGCCGAGATAGGAGATACGTTCGATCGACAGGCCGGCGGCACCAACAGGGACGCCAAGGAGATGGGCGTCGGCTTCCTTCATGTTGGTGGCCGAGATGCGCTGCACCGCGCGGACGGGACGAACTTGACGCCGCTCGAGTTCGGCATAAAGCGATGTCGTCACCACGAAAGGGTCCGGCAGGAATTCGCCGGAAACACTAGCATTCTCGATCGCCAGAGGCTGATCGTCGGCAATGCGCAGGCGGCTCAGCCGCGAGACCTTGATATCAGCGGCGAGGCCGAGAATCATCATCTCGTCGGGCGAGGGGGTGTGAATGCCTTTGTGCAGCCATTCGGAGCGCGAGGTCATGCCGCGGCGGGCCATATCCTCGGTGAAGGAGGTGAGTTGGGACAGCCGCTGTTCGACCTTCGAGACCGGCTTGGCCACGAACGTGCCGGAGCCGTGGCGGCGCACGAGCAGGCCGTCCGCAACGAGTTCGTCTATCGCCTTGCGGACTGTAACGCGGCTGACGGTCGCAAACTCCGCGATGTCGCGCTCCGGCGGCAAGGCATCGCCATGGCCGAGCGTACCGGCGCGGATGGCCTCTTCAAGGGTGCGGCGCAGCTTGACATAGAGCGGGCCGCTGCCGCCGGCCTGGAGGCGCTCGGGCGAAAGGATGCTGGCGAAATCATCCGTCATGCCGCACCCTTCTGTCGCT from Rhizobium sullae includes:
- a CDS encoding GntR family transcriptional regulator produces the protein MTDDFASILSPERLQAGGSGPLYVKLRRTLEEAIRAGTLGHGDALPPERDIAEFATVSRVTVRKAIDELVADGLLVRRHGSGTFVAKPVSKVEQRLSQLTSFTEDMARRGMTSRSEWLHKGIHTPSPDEMMILGLAADIKVSRLSRLRIADDQPLAIENASVSGEFLPDPFVVTTSLYAELERRQVRPVRAVQRISATNMKEADAHLLGVPVGAAGLSIERISYLGSGRAVEFTRSLYRGDAYDFVAELTIGAS
- the metH gene encoding methionine synthase; amino-acid sequence: MFDNLFGPEGAKRDGSEVFAALRKAASERILVLDGAMGTQIQGLGYDEDQFRGERFIGCACHQKGNNDLLILTQPQALEEIHYKYAKAGADILETNTFSSTRIAQADYQMEGEVYALNKEGAEIVRRAAIRAEREDGRRRFVAGAIGPTNRTASISPDVNNPGFRAISFDELRIAYGEQIDGLIDGGADIILIETIFDTLNAKAAIFACEERFEAKGIRLPVMISGTITDLSGRTLSGQTPSAFWNSVRHANPFTIGLNCALGANAMRPHLQELSGVADVFVCAYPNAGLPNEFGQYDETPELMAAQIDSFAREGLVNIVGGCCGSTPEHIHAIAETVAKYKPRPIPEHRPFMSLSGLEPFELTKDIPFVNVGERTNVTGSARFRKLITNADYNAALDVARDQVENGAQVIDINMDEGLIDSEKAMVEFLHLIAAEPDIARVPVMIDSSKFSIIESGLKCVQGKPIVNSISLKEGEENFLAQAKLLHRYGAAVVVMAFDETGQADSYKRKVEICTRAYKLLTEKAGFPPEDIIFDPNIFAVATGIEEHNNYGVDFIEATRTIRQRMPLVHISGGVSNLSFSFRGNEPVREAMHAVFLYHAIQAGMDMGIVNAGQLAVYDQIDPELREACEDVVLNRRPDGTERLLEVAERFRGSGTKEARVQDLSWREWTVEKRLEHALVNGITEYIDADTEEARQKAARPLHVIEGPLMAGMNVVGDLFGSGKMFLPQVVKSARVMKQAVAVLLPYMEEEKRLNGGDERKTAGKILMATVKGDVHDIGKNIVGVVLACNNYEIIDLGVMVPATKILETAVAEKVDVIGLSGLITPSLDEMVHVAAEMEREGFDIPLLIGGATTSRVHTAVKIHPGYNKGQTVYVTDASRAVGVVSSLLSPDTRQSYIDDIRGEYAKVAAAHARSEAEKVRLPLPRARENAQQVDWAAHKPTRPQFIGTKVFEDYDLAEIAKYIDWTPFFQTWELRGRYPAILEDEKQGEAARALWVDAQAMLKKVIDEKWFRPRAVIGFWPAGAVGDDIRLFTDEARNRELATFYTLRQQLSKRDGRPNVALSDFVAPVSSGVEDYVGGFVVTAGIEEIAIAERFERANDDYSSILVKAIADRFAEAFAERMHERVRREYWGYAKDETLSNEQLITEEYAGIRPAPGYPAQPDHTEKATLFRLLDAEKAAGVKLTESYAMWPGSSVSGLYIGHPDSYYFGVAKVERDQVEDYAARKGMEISEVERWLGPVLNYVPRKAAEQIDDAA
- a CDS encoding heme-degrading domain-containing protein: MTIEEDLGRIAEQEKVLSFDTFDLATAWQLGKLLQELSTERGLGVAIDVTLHSMPAFYAALPGATPDNVQWVRRKRNMVLRYFKSSYACGLKLQKDGKTVEDNGLSGADYAPHGGSFPINVKGTGCIGAVTVSGLPQRDDHNLVVEALSLMLAKDLDSLRLS
- a CDS encoding SIMPL domain-containing protein; this translates as MPAALAGASASAADESKPREPVIMVSGEGQSAVAPDMAVLNLAVVKQAKTAREALDENNKAMASVLAALKKGGIADKDLQTSGFSVQPQYNYPQNTDGQPKPPELIGYQVSNGLTVRVRDLGELGGIIDQAVTLGINQGGDIQFTNDKPEAVIEAARKDAVAAAIKKAKTLTEAAGVKLGRIIEISENNVRPLPQPAYRAAMMKEASDASVPVQGGENTYNVTVNVTFALEQ
- a CDS encoding AGE family epimerase/isomerase, with translation MAPAIGGTGLGNWSARAYHRNWLLAQANGLFDFFQHNSINPKGGFYDLDDHGKPLDAEGQVRSIHIAARAVHCFSIGVLLGRPGAASVVDHGMDYLWNHHRDKKNGGYFWSLDNDGPVDSNKQGYGHAFVLLAASSAKTIGHPLADGMLADITEILNTKFWEAQHGAIAEEFTADWQPLDGGAYRGQNSNMHLTEALMAAFEATGDKDYLAKAESIADLVILRAAGSVGWRVAEHFSADWALDKNYYHPNEMFRPAGTTPGHWLEWARLILQLWSLGGKRHDWMPDAAKGLFSQSMALGWDSRKGGFFYTLDWDDKPAKRNKLWWPACEGAAAAHFLNEHLPSDFHEQSYRKIWNVIERAFIDHENRGWHEELTEDLVPSHSLFPGKGDIYHALQACLIPLFPAAGSLTKGIIEAGGRI
- a CDS encoding tyrosine-type recombinase/integrase, producing MSRQIRGYIFPTGKIIDGNLFCFCKFPDREKPLGLRKASATILAGAGATEHQLMAIFGWSDSKMAQHYTKAA
- a CDS encoding DUF4174 domain-containing protein, whose protein sequence is MLKSIIREIMGPAPRAPVSPDCLKPFIGYKRLLIIFADADDDRATVQDELLRTSHLRFIEEDIEVFSIAGGGVFPLFEGSYELDADDIRDGLEGPRPGEFGLVLLDRDGKVKLRSSEPMQPAEIIGALSSMPH